Below is a window of bacterium DNA.
CACGCCTTCTATTTTAAGCGATTTCCTGGCTTTTGGCCAACGCCGCGACCGCGGCGAGGACGCGCGCATGGATGCGGCTCACCTGCGCCGCGCGGGACTCCCCGGGCCGGCGCGCCACGGAAATGGGGCGGCCCACCACGTGGATGAGCTTGCGGGGGAGCGGCAAGAGTCCCAGGCCAAGAAATAACGGCAGGCTGAAGCGGGTTTTTTCCAACAGCTTGATGCGCGGTTTCAGGAGAAAATAGGAATTCATGTAGACGGCGTTGATGCCCCGGCAATACGTCGGGACGATCGGCGTTCCCGTCTCCACGGCCAGGCGCACGAAGCCCTTGCGCCGCTCCCAGGGGATCCGTCTCAGGCCTTTCTTGGCGATGAGCGCTTCATAGATGCCGCCGGGCGCGAGCATGACGACATGGCCTTCGTTCAGGAGACGCCTTGCGTTCTTCGGGCTCGCGTTGACCGCACCGCCTTTGAGAAAAAACTCGCGCACGCCGGGAATGGCGAACAAAAACTCGGCGCCCAACCCGCGCGGATAGATGCCGCGGTCGTCCATCAACCTTTTTGCCAGGAGAAACCCATGGTAGGGGATGATGCCGTGGTTCATCACGACAAGGGCCTTGCGGGACGGAATACGCTCGAGACCTTTGACCTTGTACCGGAAATATTTTTCGAGAAAACCGAAGAAGGGTCGGACCTTGTCGACAAACTCGGTGTTCAATGGAGCAGGGTCGGAGTCGTGCCGCCAACCGAACCCGCCGATCCGCCGGACGGGGCGAGGGTGCCCACCAGACGGGACATCTGATCGAAGACGAAGCTCATGAGGCGCTTCTTTTCGTTCTCTTCCATGTACTTGATGACCGTCCCCGTCTCGTAGCTGTAGTCGGAGATCTTGTTCTGCCAGACGACCTCGCCCTGGGCCTTGATGGGTTCCGCGGCGCCCGGCCATTCCTCGGGGAGCGTGATTTCGAGGTTCAGGATGGATCCGTTGTCGAGCGGGGCGACCGTCATGAGGCGCAGCCCGCTCGCGCTGATGTCCGAGGAAAGGGTCTCGGCCATTTCGCTTGCCCCGTAGACCCCATCCGGGCCCGCCTGCTGGATGGCATAGTTGACGGCGAGAGCGATATCGAGGCGCGCGTGGCGGCGCTGGTCTTTTTGGGATTGAGACGGCTGGATCTCGGGATTCATTGCCATAATGAGCCTGATAAGGGAGCTGACTAACGCTTCTTCGAGGGTCGCGTCAAGAAGTTGCTTTTGAAATGGCGGTCGGGTAGAGAAACCGGACATGACACGAAAGGCCCCGATCGTGTGTCTGGCGGTCCTGACCGTTTTTTTGGCGGTCTTCGGCGCCGCGCCGGAGAGAGCCGCGGCCGATTGCCTGTGTGAGGAGGAGGCGTCGCGGCTCTGCGCCGACGTCGAGCCCGGGCAAGGCCGCATCTGGACGTGTCTCCTGGACCACGAGAGCATGCTGGGTTGGGAGTGCAAGCGCCATATCAACCGTCGGAGCGGCGCGTTACGTCCGGGAAGGAAGGGACATGACGCGGCCGCTCCCGCCGTTCCCCCCGCTGTTTCCGAAGACGTCCAAAGGCTCTGCAAGGGCGACCGGAAAAAATACTGTAAATACGTGGATTGGAAGGACGGCCGGGTCGGCCGTTGCCTCAGGATCCACGAAACCCAAATTTCCTCAAAATGCCGCGCGGCGCTCGAGCCGTAGTCCTCGCCTTGCTGTTTCTCCTGGGCGCCGGGGGTTGCGCCCATGGTCCCAGACGCGTGTCGCGGGTGCACGAAAGAACCCTCCTGATCGCCCTGGACGGCGTCCCGTTTGGTCTCGTCTCCGAACTTAAGAAGGAAGGCCGGTTCTCCGAATTTCAGGAGCCGGCGCGAGTCGTTTCGACGTTCCCCTCCACGAGCCATAGCGGTTTTGGCGGTTTGTTCCGGCCCTTGGGCGCGTCCCCGCCGCCGGGATACGACCGGGAATACTATTCGTATGCGGATGAAAAGATCATTGGATTCCTGTCCAGCATCCACCCCAAGAACCCCCACGACTTCAAAAATTTCTTTGACTATTCGCGGAAGACCCCTCTTCAAAAATTTTGGATCTACGCGGCCCCGGGTCTTTCGGGCCGGAGGGATTTGGAGAAGATCCGGCGTCTGGTTTGGTCCCGCGGGGACGATAGGCCCCTGTTCACCTATATCGGCGGAACGGACGGGGCGGGGCATGTGCTGGGGCGGAAGCGCCTCAAACGCTGGCTGATCTTCATGGACGGATACCTGCAGAGAATGAAGGCGGATTACCTGCGGGACTTCGGACAGACGCTTCAAATCTCCCTGTATTCGGATCATGGGTTTCACTTCATACGCCGGCCGAACGCGGTCTCGCAAAACCGCATCGAGAACGGGCTTCGGCGGGAAAGGCTTCATCTGGCGCCGAATCTCAAGACACCGGACCGTGTCGTTGCCGTCCAATGGGGCAACATCAGCGGCGCGAGTCTTTTCGTCGACGAAACGCGCGTGCCGGACGTGGCGCGGGTTCTCGCTGGGACTGCGGGAATCGACATAACCGCTTACCGGTCCGGAGAAGACATCATCGTCCTCTCCCAGGACGGAGGACGCCTTCATACGGCGCGGGTCTCTTGCACCGAAGGAAGGCGCCGCTGCCGTTACGCGCCGGTGGACGGGGACCCACTCGATTACGGAGACATCGTCGATTCGTTGCGCCGAAAAGGCCGGATGGATTCCCACGGTTTCGCCGCGTCGGAAGA
It encodes the following:
- a CDS encoding lysophospholipid acyltransferase family protein, yielding MNTEFVDKVRPFFGFLEKYFRYKVKGLERIPSRKALVVMNHGIIPYHGFLLAKRLMDDRGIYPRGLGAEFLFAIPGVREFFLKGGAVNASPKNARRLLNEGHVVMLAPGGIYEALIAKKGLRRIPWERRKGFVRLAVETGTPIVPTYCRGINAVYMNSYFLLKPRIKLLEKTRFSLPLFLGLGLLPLPRKLIHVVGRPISVARRPGESRAAQVSRIHARVLAAVAALAKSQEIA
- a CDS encoding PilZ domain-containing protein, giving the protein MAMNPEIQPSQSQKDQRRHARLDIALAVNYAIQQAGPDGVYGASEMAETLSSDISASGLRLMTVAPLDNGSILNLEITLPEEWPGAAEPIKAQGEVVWQNKISDYSYETGTVIKYMEENEKKRLMSFVFDQMSRLVGTLAPSGGSAGSVGGTTPTLLH